One Rubrobacter aplysinae DNA window includes the following coding sequences:
- a CDS encoding O-acetylhomoserine aminocarboxypropyltransferase/cysteine synthase family protein: MTDTNENKTAHNYGFETRSLHAGQEPDPTTTARAVPIYQSTSYVFHDTDHAASLFSLSEMGNIYTRLMNPTTDVFEQRVASLEGGVGALATASGQSAETLAILNIAGAGDEIVSSAGLYGGTYNLFHHTMPKIGINVKFAAEADAEGFGAQITDKTKALYAETVGNPSLNTLDIEAIAEVAHEAGIPLIVDNTIPSPYLVNPLAHGADVVVHSATKFMGGHGTSIGGVIVDGGTFPWDNGNFPEFTEPDPSYHGLEFYPALGELAYIMKARVQMMRDYGPVVSPFNSFLFLQGLETLPLRMERHSGNGQKVAEFLEGHEKVSWVNYPGLSSHPTHELAKKYHRGGMYGAILGFGIEGGLEAGKKFIDRLELHSLLANIGDAKSLVIHPASTTHQQLSVDEQATTGVTDDYIRLSVGLESIDDILSDLDNALNGA; the protein is encoded by the coding sequence ATGACCGATACCAACGAAAACAAGACTGCTCACAACTACGGCTTCGAGACCCGCTCGCTGCACGCCGGGCAGGAGCCCGATCCGACGACGACGGCTCGGGCGGTCCCGATCTACCAGTCCACCTCCTACGTGTTTCATGATACCGATCACGCCGCGAGCCTCTTCTCGCTCTCGGAGATGGGCAACATCTACACGCGCCTGATGAACCCGACCACCGACGTGTTCGAGCAGCGCGTGGCGAGCCTCGAAGGCGGCGTCGGGGCTCTAGCGACCGCCAGCGGGCAGTCTGCGGAGACGCTGGCGATCCTGAACATCGCCGGAGCGGGAGACGAGATCGTCTCCAGCGCCGGGCTCTACGGCGGCACCTACAACCTCTTCCACCACACGATGCCCAAGATCGGGATAAACGTAAAGTTCGCCGCCGAGGCCGACGCGGAGGGCTTCGGGGCCCAGATCACGGACAAGACCAAGGCCCTCTACGCGGAGACGGTCGGCAACCCGTCGCTGAACACGCTGGACATAGAGGCCATCGCCGAGGTCGCCCACGAGGCCGGGATACCGCTGATCGTGGATAACACCATACCCTCGCCGTACCTGGTGAACCCGCTGGCGCACGGGGCGGACGTCGTGGTCCACTCGGCGACGAAGTTCATGGGCGGCCACGGCACGTCTATCGGCGGCGTGATCGTGGACGGCGGCACCTTCCCCTGGGATAACGGAAACTTCCCCGAGTTCACCGAGCCGGACCCCTCGTATCACGGCCTGGAGTTCTACCCGGCGCTCGGGGAGCTGGCGTACATAATGAAGGCCCGGGTGCAGATGATGCGGGACTACGGTCCGGTCGTGAGCCCGTTCAACAGCTTCCTCTTCCTGCAGGGCCTGGAGACGCTGCCGCTGCGCATGGAGCGCCACTCCGGGAACGGCCAGAAGGTCGCGGAGTTCCTGGAGGGCCACGAGAAGGTGAGCTGGGTAAACTACCCCGGTCTATCGAGTCATCCGACCCACGAGCTGGCGAAGAAGTACCACCGGGGCGGGATGTACGGCGCGATCCTGGGCTTCGGCATCGAGGGCGGCCTTGAGGCCGGCAAGAAGTTCATAGACCGGCTGGAGCTGCACAGCCTGCTCGCGAACATCGGCGACGCCAAGAGCCTCGTGATCCACCCGGCCTCCACCACCCA
- the metX gene encoding homoserine O-acetyltransferase MetX: MTPDLGAGANDAPARSILRGCSSSPGKSYLSIGSFEPELGGNLEDVTLAYETWGEPNKAGTNAVLVTHALTGDSHAAGCPSEGYKRGGWWDAMIGPGRTLDTDRYFMVCVNVLGGCGGSTGPASEDPATGEPYGMRFPVVTIRDMVRAQKLVLEALGVERLALVIGGSIGGQQALEWAVSHPDFVERAVPVAATGALGPQGLAMSELGRRAIMADPDWQDGDYYGTGREPEEGLAIARMAGMVTYQSPEGQWERFGRRPASRPAIHPEFGGRFEVESYLQYQGRDLVGRFDANSYLYLTRAMDLYDVAAGYGRAGDAYARISAETLFVGISSDWLFYPGEVRRTAQVAQEAGADAHYREIHSDSGHDAFLKDWDELDAAIGPFVHKDDES; the protein is encoded by the coding sequence ATGACACCAGACCTGGGGGCCGGGGCTAACGACGCTCCGGCTCGGAGTATCCTGCGGGGGTGCTCTAGCAGTCCAGGTAAGAGCTACCTTTCTATAGGCTCCTTCGAGCCGGAGCTCGGCGGAAACCTCGAAGACGTTACCCTTGCCTACGAGACGTGGGGCGAGCCAAACAAGGCTGGCACGAACGCCGTGCTCGTCACCCACGCCCTCACCGGCGACTCCCACGCCGCCGGCTGCCCCTCCGAGGGGTACAAGCGTGGCGGTTGGTGGGACGCCATGATCGGGCCCGGGCGCACCCTGGATACGGACCGCTACTTCATGGTCTGTGTGAACGTGCTCGGTGGCTGCGGCGGCTCTACCGGTCCCGCCTCCGAGGACCCTGCCACCGGTGAGCCCTACGGGATGCGTTTCCCGGTGGTCACCATCCGGGACATGGTCCGCGCCCAGAAGCTCGTGCTCGAAGCCCTGGGGGTGGAGCGTCTGGCGCTCGTGATCGGGGGCTCCATCGGCGGCCAGCAGGCGCTCGAATGGGCCGTGAGCCACCCGGACTTCGTGGAGCGGGCCGTGCCCGTCGCCGCGACCGGGGCGCTCGGCCCCCAGGGCCTCGCCATGAGCGAGCTCGGGCGGCGCGCCATAATGGCCGACCCGGACTGGCAGGACGGCGACTACTACGGCACCGGGCGCGAGCCCGAAGAAGGGCTCGCCATAGCTCGCATGGCCGGGATGGTCACCTACCAGAGCCCGGAGGGGCAGTGGGAGCGGTTCGGCCGCCGGCCTGCGAGCCGGCCCGCGATACACCCCGAGTTCGGCGGGCGCTTCGAGGTCGAGAGCTACCTGCAGTACCAGGGCCGGGACCTCGTGGGGCGCTTCGACGCAAACTCGTACCTGTACCTCACCCGGGCGATGGACCTGTACGACGTGGCTGCTGGGTACGGACGCGCCGGGGACGCTTACGCCAGGATCTCCGCCGAGACCCTTTTCGTGGGCATCTCGAGTGACTGGCTTTTCTATCCCGGAGAGGTACGGAGGACCGCCCAGGTCGCCCAGGAGGCCGGGGCCGACGCCCATTACAGGGAGATACACTCCGACTCCGGCCACGACGCGTTCCTCAAGGACTGGGACGAGCTAGACGCCGCAATCGGGCCATTCGTACATAAAGACGACGAGAGCTAG
- a CDS encoding proline--tRNA ligase, with protein MSGMFGHTLRGNPSEAETEGHRLLVRAGFMRQLASGIFSYLPLAHRALGKVEGIVREEMDRIGGQEMKMPVVHPADLWQETGRWYQIGSELGRFKDKNDRDMVLAMTHEEVVADLIRREISSYRQLPAFIYQIQTKWRDDPRPRSGLIRAREFTMKDAYSLDADEEGLDRRYRAGYSAYFNVFHRCGLPSVAVDSDVGMMGGTQAHEFMYLSPIGEDTLILCDNCGYTANRQISGLAKPAAEREDEKPLEKVETPGTDTILSLAKYLGVPTSKTAKAIFAVASFENAGEGESERFVIAVVRGDMDYNDTKLLNAVGADDLRPAREEEIRAAGAEPGYGSPIGAKALVVADDAIADSPNLVAGANEPGYHYTNVNLSRDFEADVVTDIAVAEAGSGCPACGEPVRAERGVEVGNIFKLGTKYTEALGASFLDAEGVSKPVIMGSYGIGIGRLLNCVAEEHRDDDGLIWPVSIAPYQVHLIASEQTATRAAELYETLSEAGFEVLYDDREESLGPKFKDADLIGLPLRLTLTPRSLENGGVELKERESGETEVAAFEEVSERVGERLSALREKLDRSVVEVPFGEQPASWLT; from the coding sequence ATGAGCGGGATGTTCGGCCACACACTAAGAGGCAACCCATCCGAGGCGGAGACCGAGGGGCACCGGCTACTCGTGCGGGCCGGCTTCATGCGCCAGCTCGCGAGCGGAATCTTCTCCTACCTCCCGCTCGCCCACCGGGCGCTCGGCAAGGTGGAAGGGATAGTGCGGGAGGAGATGGACCGTATCGGTGGCCAGGAGATGAAGATGCCCGTCGTACACCCGGCCGACCTGTGGCAGGAGACCGGCCGGTGGTACCAGATCGGCTCGGAGCTAGGCCGGTTCAAGGACAAGAACGACCGCGACATGGTGCTCGCCATGACCCACGAGGAGGTCGTTGCGGACCTCATCCGGCGGGAGATCTCCTCCTACCGCCAGCTACCGGCGTTTATATACCAGATCCAGACCAAGTGGCGCGACGACCCCCGCCCCCGCTCCGGCCTCATCCGGGCGCGCGAGTTCACGATGAAGGACGCCTACAGCCTCGACGCCGACGAGGAGGGCCTGGACCGTCGGTACCGGGCCGGCTACTCCGCGTACTTCAACGTCTTCCACCGCTGCGGCCTGCCATCCGTCGCCGTGGACTCGGACGTCGGCATGATGGGCGGCACCCAGGCCCACGAGTTCATGTACCTCTCCCCGATAGGCGAGGACACGCTAATCCTCTGCGACAACTGCGGCTACACGGCGAATCGCCAGATCTCAGGTCTAGCAAAACCCGCCGCCGAAAGGGAAGACGAGAAGCCGCTTGAGAAGGTCGAGACACCCGGCACCGACACCATCCTCTCGCTCGCGAAGTATCTCGGCGTACCGACCTCGAAGACCGCAAAGGCCATCTTCGCCGTCGCGAGCTTCGAGAACGCCGGGGAGGGAGAGTCCGAGCGGTTCGTGATCGCGGTTGTGCGGGGCGACATGGACTACAACGACACCAAGCTCCTAAACGCCGTCGGGGCAGACGACCTGCGCCCGGCGCGGGAGGAGGAGATCCGGGCCGCCGGGGCCGAGCCGGGCTACGGTTCCCCCATCGGCGCGAAGGCGCTCGTGGTGGCGGACGACGCGATTGCGGACTCCCCGAACCTCGTCGCCGGGGCGAACGAGCCCGGCTACCACTACACGAACGTGAACCTCAGTCGCGACTTCGAGGCCGACGTGGTGACCGACATCGCGGTGGCGGAGGCGGGCTCGGGCTGCCCGGCGTGTGGCGAGCCGGTGCGGGCCGAGCGCGGCGTGGAGGTCGGGAACATCTTCAAGCTCGGCACCAAGTACACCGAGGCCCTCGGGGCGAGCTTTTTGGACGCGGAGGGCGTGTCGAAGCCCGTGATCATGGGCTCCTACGGCATCGGGATCGGGCGGCTCCTGAACTGTGTCGCCGAGGAGCACCGGGATGATGACGGCCTGATCTGGCCCGTCTCCATCGCCCCCTACCAGGTCCACCTCATCGCCTCCGAGCAGACCGCCACACGGGCCGCCGAGCTGTACGAGACCCTATCCGAAGCCGGTTTCGAGGTGCTCTACGATGACCGGGAGGAGTCGCTCGGGCCGAAGTTCAAGGACGCCGACCTCATAGGTCTTCCCTTGCGGCTCACGCTCACCCCACGCTCGCTGGAGAACGGCGGCGTCGAGCTCAAGGAGCGCGAAAGCGGCGAGACCGAGGTGGCCGCGTTCGAGGAGGTGAGCGAGAGGGTCGGGGAGCGTCTCTCCGCGCTCCGGGAAAAGCTGGACCGCTCGGTCGTGGAGGTGCCGTTCGGCGAGCAGCCCGCGAGCTGGCTCACATAA